The genomic stretch GACATTTCGCGTCCGCATCATGCCGGTGAAATCGGCGCGCGGGGAGATCCAGGGGCTCGTGCATAGCTTCCGCGACGTCACAGTCGAGCGGCATCTCCAATGGCAAGCGCGTCACGCGGAACGCATGGTGTTGGCCGGGCAGATCGTCTCGGGCATCGCTCACGAAGCCGCCACGCCGCTGTCGGTCATCGCGAATCTCGCGGAAGCGCTGCTTTGGGATGTGCCGCCAGACAGCTCGATGGCCTCCGATTTGCGAAGCATCGCGGCGCAAGCGCGGCGCATCGCAGAGATGCTGCGTCGGCTGTTGGACTTCGTGCGTCAAGCGCCGCCGGCGTTTCGCGCGCTCGATGTGAACGCCCTCGTTGAGGAGACGCTCGCGCTGCTGCGCCATAGTTTCCGCGCTGCTCGAATTGAGGTCATCACGCATTTGGATCCTGATCTGCCGCCCTTGTGGGCCGACGAAGGACAGATTCAACAGGTCTTGCTGAACCTTTTCACGAACGCCATCCACGCCATGCCCGAAGGAGGACGCTTGATCGTGCGCACGGAGTTGCTCGCGGGCACGCCCACGCCCATTCATCTCACGGTCGAGGACACGGGCACGGGCATTCCGCCGGAATATCTCCCTCGCATCTTCGACTTCTTCTTCACCACGCGCGCAGATCGAGGGGGAACGGGATTAGGCTTAGCCATCGCGCGCCAGATCGTGGAAGCGTACGAGGGGACGATCGAAGTGGAGAGCACGCCGGGAAAGGGAACGCGCTTTCGCCTCCGATTTCCCCTTCGGGCGGAATCCGCGCGCGTCAGCGCGGGCGAATCTGGATGAGGCTTGTTCCGAGGACGTCCTCACCCGAGGACGGTCGCGGATCGCACAAACGATCCTAGAGGACTGAGAGGGGATCGGCGCTTGCGCTCATGCGCGCGATTCGCGCACACTTTCCGGAGGGCATATGGAGCAATTGAGCGCGCTCATCATCGAGGACGATGGACAATTGGCGGACGTGCTCGCCCGCTTCTTGCGCCGGCAAGGATTCGACGTCGAGACGGCGGCCGACGCTCGGACGGCCTTGGAGAAGATGTTCGCGCGCGTCTTCGACATCGTCCTGAGCGACATTCGACTCCCGGACCGTTCCGGCATCGAGGTCCTTCAGGAGATCAAGCGGGCTTTCCCGCAGACGATCGTCCTCATGATGACGGCCTTCAGCTCGATTGATTCGGCCGTGGAGGCGGTGCGCTTGGGGGCGGATGACTATCTGAGCAAGCCGCTGCAACTGGACGATGTGAAAATGCGGATCGAGCGTGCCTTGGAACGACGGCGCCTGCAAGCGCGCGTGGCCGATCTCCAACAGCAGCTCACCGAACGCTATCGCTTCGGTAACATCATCGGCAAGAGCAAGCCGATGCAAGAACTGTTCCGCGTCTTGGAGCGCGTGGCGCGCTCCTCGGCGACCGTGTTGATCGTCGGGCGCACGGGAACGGGGAAAGAACTGGTCGCTCGCGCCATTCACTACAATAGTCCTCGCGCGAATGGGCCGTTCGTAGACATCAATTGCGGGGCGTTGCCAGCGGAACTGCTGGAGAGCGAACTCTTCGGTCACGTGCGTGGAGCGTTCACGGGAGCGACCGAGTCGAGGCCCGGATTGTTCGAGGTCGCCCATGGGGGCACGCTCTTCCTCGATGAAGTGGATGCGCTCAAGCCGGACTTGCAAGTGAAGCTCTTGCGCGCGCTGCAGGAGAAAGTCATCCGCCGCGTGGGAGGGCGAGAGAACATCCCGGTGGATGTGCGGATCATCGCGGCGACGAATCAAGACCTGGAGGAAGCTGTGCGTCGCGGTGAGTTCCGCGAGGACCTCTACTATCGACTCAACGTCGTCACGCTCTATCTGCCCGAGCTGCGCGAGCGGCGCGAGGACATTCCGCTGTTGGTCGAACATTTCCTGGAGCGCTATGCTCGCGAGAATGGGCAGCCGCTGCGGCGATTCTCCACCGAAGCCATGCGGCTGCTGATGAGCTATTCGTGGCCGGGGAACGTGCGCGAGCTGCAGAATGCCGTCGAATACGCGCTCACTATGAGCAGCGAGCCCATTCTCACGATTCGCGATCTCCCTCCGCATATCAGCGGAATCGCGCCACTGGAGCGATCGGCGCCTCCGGAGCGCGAGCCTCGCACGCTCGCGGAAGTCGAGAAACGGCACATCTTGCGCATCCTGGAGGAGACCGGGGGGAATCACGCGAAAGCCGCGGAGATCCTCGGCATTGATCGGCGCACCCTCTACCGCAAGCTCCAAAAGTACCAGATCCCGCTGGAATCCGCCCTGCGCGGAGGCCGCTCCGTCGGAGCCTCACATGAGGAGTGAACTCGAGTGGATCCGCAAGATCCGGGAGATGGCACGCCGCTTCGCTCCCGAAGTCATCCTGGGAATTGGCGATGATGCCGCGATCCTCAAGTGCTCTCCGGGAAAATGGTGGTTGGTGACGACAGACGCCCTCGTCGAAGACGTTCACTTTCGTCGCGAATATACGCCCGCGCGGCTGCTCGGTCACAAGGCGCTCGCCGTGAATCTGAGCGACATCGCGGCGATGGGGGGACGACCTCGGTTCTTCGTGCTCTCGCTCACTGTCCCCGAGGACGTCGAGGACGCGTATGTGGAGGAGTTCTTGAGCGGGATCATGGCGGCGGCCGATCGCTATGCCGTGGTCCTCATCGGCGGGAATCTCGCGGCATCGCCTCGGGGATTCAGCGCTCATGTGACCGTCATCGGCGAGTGCGCGGCGCATCGTGCCGTGCGTCGCGATGGGGCTATGCCTGGAGAGGCGATCTACGTCACAGGATGGCTCGGTCTATCCGCTCTGGGCTTGCGACTCTTGGCTGCCGGACATCGGTTGAGCGATGCGTTGCCCGAGCATCTGCGACGTCCGATCCTGGCGCATCTGGCGCCAGAGCCGCGACTCTCGCTCGGTCAATACCTGGCGGAGGAGGGAGTGGCTCGCGCGATGATTGACCTGAGCGATGGGCTCTCTTCCGACCTTCGCCGTCTCTGTGAGGAGAGCCGCGTGGGAGCCGTGCTCCATGCGGAAGCGCTTCCAGTGGTCGCGGAAGCGAGCGCGTTTGGCGTTGATCCCTTGACGCTCGCTCTGCACGGGGGGGAAGATTACGAACTGCTCTTCACCGTGCGGGAGGAGCACATGCCGCGGCTTGAGGAAGTGCGGATGCGATTCCCCGATCTCCCGCTGACGTGCATCGGACGCACGATCTCGGAGGCCGGTCAGGTGTACCTGGAGCGCGCTGGGCAGCGAGAACTACTCGCCCCGCGCGGGTATGATCATTTCTCACCTCGGTGCGAGTAGCCCTTCATCAAAGGACGGACTTCCTCACTCGACAGCGGAGGAGCTGCGAGATGACGAGCGACGCGGGGGCGCCCACGCCGGCGCCCCGTATGAAGCGGCCACGTAGTCTTCAGGCGATTGAGACCAGCTCGATGTCAAAGATGAGCGTTTGTCCCGCGAGCGGATGGTTGGCGTCAAGCGTCACCGTATCCTCCGTGAGTTTCGCCACCGTGATGGGGATCACTCGCCCGGATTCCGTGTGCAGCTCCAGGGTCATGCCTTCCACCAACTCGAAATCCACGTGCAGCTCCGAGCGCGGCACTTCTTTGACGAACTCTTCGACGTAAGCCCCATAGGCTTCCTCGGGAGGGATCTCGACGGTCTTCTTCTCTCCGACCTGCATGCCGATGACGGCGCGCTCGAAGCCGGGGATCACCATGCCGGCACCGATGACGAATTCCAGGGGCTCACCGCCCTCCGAGGAATCGAAGACGAACCCGTCGCGTAAGCGTCCCGTGTAATGGACGCGCACGATACTTCCTTTTTCGGCTCGTTGGCCCATCCTTCTCCTCTCCTTTGCTCTCGACGCTCTCGAAGCGTCAAAGAAAAATCGGCTCATAACCCGTCGAGGGTTATGAGCCGAATGCCACTCAAAACCCGCAACGGTTATGACCGGGCGACAGTATACCACCATCACGACCCTGGCGCAATTGGGCCGGATCGAGCGCGGATGGCGATCTCAGCACCTTCGCTTGGCGAACGTCTCGCTCCTATGCTAAGGTTTCCGTCCATGCGACGCATCACGTATCGCGAAGCGGGTGTGGACATCGAAGCCGCGCGCACGGCGAAAGAGGCCATCAAGCAGCTCGCCCGGACGACGTTCACCCCCGAGGTCTTGATGGACATCGGGGGATTCGGTGCCCTCTTTCGCGCGGACCTCTCCGCCTATCGCGATCCCGTCCTCGTCTCCAGCGTGGATGGCGTGGGGACGAAGTTGAAGGTGGCTGCTTTAGCCGGGCGACACGATTCGGTGGGATACGATATCGTGGCCCATTGCGTGAACGACATCCTCGTGCACGGCGCGCGGCCGCTTTTCTTTCTGGATTACATCGCCATGGGGAAGCTCGTGCCGGACGTCGTGACGCAGATCGTCGAAGGGATCGTGCGGGGATGTCTCGAATCTGGCTGCGCGCTCGTCGGAGGGGAGACGGCCGAGATGCCCGGCGTCTATGCGCCCGGCGAATACGATCTGGTCGGATTCATCGTAGGGGTCGTCGAGCGCGAGCGCCTTCTCGATGGTCGGCGCATCGAACCAGGAGATGTCGTGCTCGGCCTCCCATCGTTGGGTTTACACACGAACGGCTACAGCCTAGCTCGCAAGCTCTTCTTCGAAGTCGCCGGATGGACGCTCGACACGTATGTGGAGGAGTTGGGGGGAACCGTCGGCGACGAATTGCTCAAACCGCATCGGAATTATCTCCCCGTGCTCATCAGCCTTGTGGAGCGCGGGTTGGTGAAAGGACTCGTGCACATCACGGGCGGCGGCTTCTTGGAGAACATTCCGCGCCTTCTCCCCGAAGGCTGCGCGGTAGAGATCCAGGAGGGGGGATGGCCCATTCTCCCCGTCTTCCGCCTGCTTCAACGCTTGGGGAATATCGAGCCGCAGGAGATGTATCGCACGTTCAACATGGGGATCGGCATGATGGCGATCGTCGCTGCGGAGGACGTCCTGACGGTCCTCGACGATCTCCGCCGCAGGGAGGAACCCGGATACGTGATCGGGCGCGTCACCGCGGGCGCGCGCGACGTCGTGATCAGCGTCCCTTGATCGAAAGGGCGTATGGGCGAGAAGAAGAAGATCGGCATTTTGATCTCCGGTCGCGGATCGAACATGCTCGCGCTGATCGAGGCGACCGAACGCGGGGAATTGGATGCGGAGGTCGCCATCGTCATCAGCAATGTCGAAGGGGCCCCGGGGCTGGAGAAGGCGCGGGCGCACGGCGTCGAAACCCTGGTCATCAGTCACAAAGGGATGAGTCGCGAAGAACATGAGCGGCATATCGTGGCCGAGTTGAAGAAGCGTCAGGTCGAACTCGTCTGTCTGGCGGGGTACATGCGGCTGCTGAGCCCATATTTCCTCAGCGAATTCCCCGGCCGCGTCTTGAACATCCATCCGTCACTGTTGCCGGCTTTCCCAGGTCTGGAAGCGCAGCGCCAAGCCCTCGAATATGGGGTCAAGTTCTCCGGCTGCACCGTCCACTTCGTGGACGAGCAGATGGATCACGGTCCGATCATCCTGCAAGCGGTCGTCCCCGTGTACGATGACGATACGGTGGAGACTCTCTCGGCGCGCATCTTGGCCGAGGAGCATCGGCTGTACGTGCAAGCCGTCGCTCTCGTCCTCAGCGGGAATTATCGCATCGAGGGACGGCGCGTGCTCAGGGGACGCTCGCGCGACGTCGGCGCGTCGCAATGAGCGACGGCGAGACGGCACGCGCGTCCACGCCTGATCCCTCTCCGCGCTTTCGATCCATGCGCTAGTCGAGTATCTTGCCTCTTCGCGAACGTCTCTGCTAAAGTTTCCCGCCTCGTGGGAGAAGGCGAGGACATGAGCGAGGATCGTGTTGAGCTTCGCTATACCTGGACGCTCTCGGAGATCGAAGCGATTTATACGCTGCCGCTGCCTGAGTTGATTTTTCGAGCGCAGAGCGTGCATCGCCGTTTTCATCGTCCGGACGAGGTGCAAGCGTGCGCGCTCTTGAGCATCAAGACGGGAGGATGTCCGGAAGATTGTGCCTATTGTCCGCAGTCGGCGCATTATCGCACGGGCGTCGTCCGTACCGACTTGATGTCGGTCGAAGACGTCGTCGCGGCAGCTCAAGTGGCGCGAGAACGAGGGGCAACGCGGTTCTGCATGGGAGCGGCCTGGCGCGAAGTGCCATCGGGGCCGCCCTTCGAACGCGTGTTGGAGATGGTGCGACGCGTGCGAGGGCTCGGTCTGGAAGTGTGTTGTACGTTGGGAATGCTCACTGAGGAACAGGCACACGCGCTCGCAGCGGCCGGACTGACCGCCTATAACCATAACCTCGACACGTCGCCGGAATATTACGGCCACATCATTACTACGCGCACGTATCGCGATCGCCTGAGGACGCTCGAACACGTGCGGCGCGCGGGCATTCGAGTGTGCTGCGGTGGAATCATTGGCATGGGCGAGAGCCGATGGGATCGGTATCGCTTGCTGGAACAATTGGCGACACAGCGGCCGCACCCAGAGAGCGTTCCCATCAATCTGCTCGTGCGAGTGGCAGGGACGCCATTGGCGGAAGCGCCTCCGTTGGATGTGTTGGAGTTGGTGCGGATGATTGCGACGGCGCGGATCCTGATGCCGGCCTCGATCGTGCGGTTGAGTGCGGGTCGGCTTTCGCTCTCGGATGAAGCACAAGCCCTGTGTTTCCTCGCTGGAGCGAATTCGATCTTCATCGGCGAGCGGTTGCTCACGACGCCGAATCCCGAACCGGATCGAGACCGCGCCTTGTTGGATCGGTTGGGCATGCGGCTTCGGGAATAGAGAGGCAACCGCGAGGGGAAGCGATGACACACCTTGAGGAACTGCGTCAGCGGGTACTCGCCCGGTTAGCCACATGGGAGGCGATGGGGCTGAAACGATCGCTGCATCCGCCGTCGGGGATTGATCTCTCCTCGAATGATTACTTGGGGCTAGCGGCGCACCCGCGTTTGGTGCGGCGGATGGTGGAAGCGGTCCAGACCTACGGGTGCGGAGCGACGGCCTCGCGTCTGCTTCGCGGTCACCGCCAGATCTTCACTGATGTCGAACGGCGATTCGCCGCGTTCAAGGGAGGAGAAGCCGCACTCTACTTCGCGAGCGGCTATGCGGCGAATCTCGGTGTCCTCACGACGTTTCTGGAGCCCGATGACGTCGTCTTCTCGGACGAGCGGAACCATGCCAGCCTGATCGACGGCATGCGCTTGACGCGCGCGCGGCGCGTCATCTTCCCGCATCGGGATGTGGATGCGCTGGCGCACTTGTTGCGTTCGGAGCAAGGCCCCGGGCAGAAATTTCTCGTCACCGAATCCCTCTTCAGCATGGATGGGGATCGCGCGCCACTTCAGGATTATGCCGCGCTGTGTCGCGAGACGGGCACGGCCTTGATCGTGGACGAGGCGCATGCCGTCGGGATCTACGGTGAGCGGGGGAGTGGATTGATCGAGGAGATGGGGGTGGACGACGCGGTGTTCCTCTCGATCAATACAGCGGGGAAGGCGCTTGGGGTCTGCGGGGCATTCGTCGTCGGTCCGGCGTGGGCTATCGAGTATCTGATCCAACGAGCGCGCTCGTTCGTCTTCTCGACGGCTCCTCCACCGGCGCTCGCGGCTGCGCTGGATGAGGCGCTCAGGCTTATCGCCGAGGAACCCGGACGGCGCATGCGCGTGCGCGCGAATGCCCTTCGATTTCGAGAACAGCTCATGGCGAAAGGGATCGCCATCCCGCTCGAAGATTCGCCGATCATCCCGGTGATTCTCGGCGAGAGCGCGCGCGCCGTGGCCGTCGCAGCGGCGTTGCAGGAAGAAGGATTTGATGTCCGTGCGATCCGTCCGCCCACGGTCCCCGCAGGAACGGCACGGTTGCGCATCTCGGTCAATGTGGGTGTGGATGAGGCCATTGCCGAGCGATTCGCCTCCGCGTTGGCGCGGATCTTGAGATCCGGCTGACTTATGCTGAGGGGGAGATGAGATGAAGCGCGGCGTGTTCGTCACAGGCACGGATACGAACGTGGGAAAAACCGTGACCGCTGCGGCGCTCTTTCATCGGTATCGTCGCGAAGTGCCGCTCTGTTATTGGAAACCTGTGCAAACCGGGATCGAGCAAGACGACGATACGGCGACGGTACGCGTATTGGGGGCGTGCGCCGAGCACGAGGTCTTCGATCGCGGGATGCGATTGCCGCGTCCGGTCTCTCCGCATCTGGCCGCGCGCTGGGCGGGAGTGCGAATCACCGTATCCTCGCTTCGAGAGCTGTGGGATCGCGCTTCCGGCGACGTTCGATGGATCGTGGAAGGTGCAGGAGGAGTTCTCGTTCCGCTCAATGAGTTGGAGCTGATGGCGGACCTGATCCGTGAGCTCGCGTTACCCGTTCTCATCGCCGCGCGCTCGACCTTAGGGACGATCAATCACACGCTGCTTACATTGGAAGCCATGCGTCATCGTTCGATTCCCATCGCTGGAGTCATTATGATCGGACCGCCAGATCGGGAGAATCGCCAAGCGATCGAGACGTATGGGAACGTCATCGTGCTGGGCGAAATGCCGATCTTCGATCCTCTCACGGCGGAAGCGCTCCGCGCGTGGGCGGAAGTGGAGTTGGATCCGAAAGGGCATCTTCTGGAGTGGTGGGGATGAGTGATCTCGTCAGACGCGATCGCCGACACCTTTGGCATCCGTACACGCAGATGTTGACAGCGCCCCCGCCCCTGCCGATCGTACGTGGCGAGGGGGTGTATCTGTACACCGAAGACGGGCGGCGCGTGCTCGATGGGATTTCCTCTTGGTGGGTGAACATTCACGGACATAACCATCCGAAGCTCAATGAAGCGCTGGCCCGACAGGCACAAGTGTTGGAGCACGTCGTCTTCGCTGGGTGCACACATTGGCCAGCCGTCGAGTTAGCTGAGCGATTGGTGGAGATTCTGCCCACTGGTCTCACGCGCATCTTCTACTCCGACAATGGCTCGACGGCCGTCGAAGTGGCCCTCAAGATGGCCTATCAATATTGGGGAAATCGCGGCCATCCCGAGCGAGCGGTCTTCGTCGCCCTCCACCACGCCTATCATGGGGACACCATCGGCGCGATGTCCGTGAGCGAGCTCTCGATTTTCACTGAGCCTTTCGCGCCGTTGCTGTTCCCCGTGCGGCGGGCGCACGCACCGTATTGCTATCGGTGTCCCATAGGGTTGACGCGCCCGAGCTGTCAAATCGCGTGTTTGAGCGATCTCGAGCGCGTGCTGCGTGAGGAAGAGGGACGCGTCGCAGCCGTCATCATCGAACCGATGCTCCAAGGCGCGGGGGGCATGATCGTTTGGCCCGTCGAGTTTTTGATCGGCGTGCGACGGCTCTGCGACCAATTCGGCACGTTGCTCATCGCCGACGAGGTCCTGACGGGATTCGGGCGAACCGGACGTATGTTCGCATGCGAGCATGCCGGCGTGCGTCCGGACATTCTCTGCTTGTCGAAGGCGATCACCGGGGGGTATCTCCCTCTGGGAGTGACGGCGACGACGGAGGAAGTCTACGAGGCCTTCCTGAGCGAGGATCGGCGTCGAACGTTCTTCCATGGCCACTCGTATACGGCGAATCCGTTGGCGTGTGCTGTTGCCATCGCGAGTCTGGATCTGTTTCGCACGGAGGGAGTGCTGGCGCGCGTCGCGGCTCTGGAACGACAGCTTCGCGCACGGTTGGAGCCGCTCAGCGCGCTGCCGCATGTCGGAGATGTCCGCGTCATCGGCGGCGTGGGGATCGTGG from Blastocatellia bacterium encodes the following:
- the purN gene encoding phosphoribosylglycinamide formyltransferase; translation: MGEKKKIGILISGRGSNMLALIEATERGELDAEVAIVISNVEGAPGLEKARAHGVETLVISHKGMSREEHERHIVAELKKRQVELVCLAGYMRLLSPYFLSEFPGRVLNIHPSLLPAFPGLEAQRQALEYGVKFSGCTVHFVDEQMDHGPIILQAVVPVYDDDTVETLSARILAEEHRLYVQAVALVLSGNYRIEGRRVLRGRSRDVGASQ
- the thiL gene encoding thiamine-phosphate kinase codes for the protein MRSELEWIRKIREMARRFAPEVILGIGDDAAILKCSPGKWWLVTTDALVEDVHFRREYTPARLLGHKALAVNLSDIAAMGGRPRFFVLSLTVPEDVEDAYVEEFLSGIMAAADRYAVVLIGGNLAASPRGFSAHVTVIGECAAHRAVRRDGAMPGEAIYVTGWLGLSALGLRLLAAGHRLSDALPEHLRRPILAHLAPEPRLSLGQYLAEEGVARAMIDLSDGLSSDLRRLCEESRVGAVLHAEALPVVAEASAFGVDPLTLALHGGEDYELLFTVREEHMPRLEEVRMRFPDLPLTCIGRTISEAGQVYLERAGQRELLAPRGYDHFSPRCE
- a CDS encoding 8-amino-7-oxononanoate synthase, whose protein sequence is MTHLEELRQRVLARLATWEAMGLKRSLHPPSGIDLSSNDYLGLAAHPRLVRRMVEAVQTYGCGATASRLLRGHRQIFTDVERRFAAFKGGEAALYFASGYAANLGVLTTFLEPDDVVFSDERNHASLIDGMRLTRARRVIFPHRDVDALAHLLRSEQGPGQKFLVTESLFSMDGDRAPLQDYAALCRETGTALIVDEAHAVGIYGERGSGLIEEMGVDDAVFLSINTAGKALGVCGAFVVGPAWAIEYLIQRARSFVFSTAPPPALAAALDEALRLIAEEPGRRMRVRANALRFREQLMAKGIAIPLEDSPIIPVILGESARAVAVAAALQEEGFDVRAIRPPTVPAGTARLRISVNVGVDEAIAERFASALARILRSG
- a CDS encoding ATP-binding protein → MGLMRNREAIERPLALVIAADPIEGERLCARLQQLGFSATWGDVEASRTEELELLLSNARIVLVDGRAASDRVRSWIERVRSQMTPVPILLHGLSERECAWHYLEADDVLPIEDEAEWACRVRVWAMASARWERLLEAKVAERTDLLERALSGQGLLLDEVRAARARWEATFNAITDGLMLTTPRGIIEQTNEAFARLFGVEREQWLGRSCSNVWERLGRRGPCPHERVLATGAPCEEEVHEAETGRTFRVRIMPVKSARGEIQGLVHSFRDVTVERHLQWQARHAERMVLAGQIVSGIAHEAATPLSVIANLAEALLWDVPPDSSMASDLRSIAAQARRIAEMLRRLLDFVRQAPPAFRALDVNALVEETLALLRHSFRAARIEVITHLDPDLPPLWADEGQIQQVLLNLFTNAIHAMPEGGRLIVRTELLAGTPTPIHLTVEDTGTGIPPEYLPRIFDFFFTTRADRGGTGLGLAIARQIVEAYEGTIEVESTPGKGTRFRLRFPLRAESARVSAGESG
- the bioD gene encoding dethiobiotin synthase; translation: MKRGVFVTGTDTNVGKTVTAAALFHRYRREVPLCYWKPVQTGIEQDDDTATVRVLGACAEHEVFDRGMRLPRPVSPHLAARWAGVRITVSSLRELWDRASGDVRWIVEGAGGVLVPLNELELMADLIRELALPVLIAARSTLGTINHTLLTLEAMRHRSIPIAGVIMIGPPDRENRQAIETYGNVIVLGEMPIFDPLTAEALRAWAEVELDPKGHLLEWWG
- a CDS encoding sigma-54 dependent transcriptional regulator; translated protein: MEQLSALIIEDDGQLADVLARFLRRQGFDVETAADARTALEKMFARVFDIVLSDIRLPDRSGIEVLQEIKRAFPQTIVLMMTAFSSIDSAVEAVRLGADDYLSKPLQLDDVKMRIERALERRRLQARVADLQQQLTERYRFGNIIGKSKPMQELFRVLERVARSSATVLIVGRTGTGKELVARAIHYNSPRANGPFVDINCGALPAELLESELFGHVRGAFTGATESRPGLFEVAHGGTLFLDEVDALKPDLQVKLLRALQEKVIRRVGGRENIPVDVRIIAATNQDLEEAVRRGEFREDLYYRLNVVTLYLPELRERREDIPLLVEHFLERYARENGQPLRRFSTEAMRLLMSYSWPGNVRELQNAVEYALTMSSEPILTIRDLPPHISGIAPLERSAPPEREPRTLAEVEKRHILRILEETGGNHAKAAEILGIDRRTLYRKLQKYQIPLESALRGGRSVGASHEE
- the bioA gene encoding adenosylmethionine--8-amino-7-oxononanoate transaminase, which translates into the protein MSDLVRRDRRHLWHPYTQMLTAPPPLPIVRGEGVYLYTEDGRRVLDGISSWWVNIHGHNHPKLNEALARQAQVLEHVVFAGCTHWPAVELAERLVEILPTGLTRIFYSDNGSTAVEVALKMAYQYWGNRGHPERAVFVALHHAYHGDTIGAMSVSELSIFTEPFAPLLFPVRRAHAPYCYRCPIGLTRPSCQIACLSDLERVLREEEGRVAAVIIEPMLQGAGGMIVWPVEFLIGVRRLCDQFGTLLIADEVLTGFGRTGRMFACEHAGVRPDILCLSKAITGGYLPLGVTATTEEVYEAFLSEDRRRTFFHGHSYTANPLACAVAIASLDLFRTEGVLARVAALERQLRARLEPLSALPHVGDVRVIGGVGIVELVREKETKAAEGYLDRVGPMLSAEFLRRGLLLRPLGNVLYFMPPYVITEAEAAWALDQIAEVLATWRWPSA
- the bioB gene encoding biotin synthase BioB, with amino-acid sequence MSEDRVELRYTWTLSEIEAIYTLPLPELIFRAQSVHRRFHRPDEVQACALLSIKTGGCPEDCAYCPQSAHYRTGVVRTDLMSVEDVVAAAQVARERGATRFCMGAAWREVPSGPPFERVLEMVRRVRGLGLEVCCTLGMLTEEQAHALAAAGLTAYNHNLDTSPEYYGHIITTRTYRDRLRTLEHVRRAGIRVCCGGIIGMGESRWDRYRLLEQLATQRPHPESVPINLLVRVAGTPLAEAPPLDVLELVRMIATARILMPASIVRLSAGRLSLSDEAQALCFLAGANSIFIGERLLTTPNPEPDRDRALLDRLGMRLRE
- a CDS encoding peptidylprolyl isomerase, producing the protein MGQRAEKGSIVRVHYTGRLRDGFVFDSSEGGEPLEFVIGAGMVIPGFERAVIGMQVGEKKTVEIPPEEAYGAYVEEFVKEVPRSELHVDFELVEGMTLELHTESGRVIPITVAKLTEDTVTLDANHPLAGQTLIFDIELVSIA
- the purM gene encoding phosphoribosylformylglycinamidine cyclo-ligase: MRRITYREAGVDIEAARTAKEAIKQLARTTFTPEVLMDIGGFGALFRADLSAYRDPVLVSSVDGVGTKLKVAALAGRHDSVGYDIVAHCVNDILVHGARPLFFLDYIAMGKLVPDVVTQIVEGIVRGCLESGCALVGGETAEMPGVYAPGEYDLVGFIVGVVERERLLDGRRIEPGDVVLGLPSLGLHTNGYSLARKLFFEVAGWTLDTYVEELGGTVGDELLKPHRNYLPVLISLVERGLVKGLVHITGGGFLENIPRLLPEGCAVEIQEGGWPILPVFRLLQRLGNIEPQEMYRTFNMGIGMMAIVAAEDVLTVLDDLRRREEPGYVIGRVTAGARDVVISVP